A window of the Parabacteroides merdae ATCC 43184 genome harbors these coding sequences:
- a CDS encoding NigD1/NigD2 family lipoprotein — protein MKTLKSFMLLVGILLGSTVFYSCLDDDDAYSEFWRDSVQAIVTVKPLSDNSYYMQLDDSTTLFPTNSYVPENLKEIRAFVIYKNDEKKTEGYDQSVQLLRMDTLLTKPIAPDLGSENDSYYGTDMLALNGGSIWSKNGVWIEDGYITFDFYIQRGYNDNVKHFLNLVQTNSADPYELEFRHNAYGNIDSSLRPSAGLVSFKLDKLPSTEGKTVKLKIKYKSFASNDYNTVELDYKSKDTGDTEE, from the coding sequence ATGAAGACGTTGAAAAGTTTTATGCTATTGGTTGGAATCTTGTTAGGTTCTACAGTTTTTTATTCATGTTTGGATGATGACGACGCTTACAGCGAATTTTGGAGAGATAGTGTCCAGGCTATTGTAACGGTAAAACCATTGAGTGATAATTCTTACTATATGCAGCTCGACGACAGTACGACGCTGTTCCCGACAAACTCATATGTGCCTGAGAATTTGAAAGAAATTCGTGCGTTCGTTATATATAAGAACGACGAGAAGAAGACTGAAGGCTATGATCAGTCTGTTCAATTGTTAAGAATGGATACCCTTCTGACCAAACCGATCGCTCCTGACCTGGGATCGGAAAATGATTCCTATTACGGAACGGATATGCTGGCCTTGAATGGCGGTAGCATTTGGTCTAAGAACGGAGTGTGGATCGAGGACGGATATATCACGTTCGATTTCTATATTCAAAGAGGTTACAACGACAATGTCAAGCATTTCCTGAACCTGGTACAGACAAACAGTGCCGATCCGTATGAATTGGAGTTCCGTCATAACGCTTATGGCAATATCGATTCGTCCCTCAGACCTTCGGCCGGCTTGGTGTCTTTCAAGCTGGATAAGTTGCCGAGTACGGAAGGCAAGACGGTGAAGTTGAAGATCAAATATAAATCTTTCGCCTCGAACGACTATAATACCGTCGAGTTGGATTACAAATCAAAAGATACGGGAGATACAGAAGAATAA
- the lpxB gene encoding lipid-A-disaccharide synthase, whose amino-acid sequence MKYFLIAGEASGDLHASNLMAALKKQDAEADFRFLGGDLMQAVGGTLVKHYRDMAFMGFIPVLLNLRTILNNMKACQEEIRQYRPDVVILIDYPGFNLKIAKYVKTQLGLPVYYYISPKIWAWKQYRIKDFRRYVDRMFCILPFEVEFFRNLDYPVDYVGNPSVDSVACYREKQAAGPDTFREDEQLDERPVLALLAGSRRQEIKDNLPTMLKVATAYPGHQPVIAGAPGLEPEYYRQYIGDADVKIVFGKTYPLLSHSDAALVTSGTATLETSLFRVPQVVCYYVAAGRLASFIFRHFFHTKYISLVNLIAGREVVQELFGVRFSYDQIHDELGRVLNDHAYRRRMLDGYDEMIRLLGKPGASRRTAELIYQSLKH is encoded by the coding sequence ATGAAATATTTTTTAATAGCGGGCGAAGCTTCCGGTGATCTGCATGCCTCCAACCTGATGGCAGCACTGAAGAAGCAGGATGCCGAAGCGGATTTTCGTTTCCTGGGCGGCGATCTTATGCAGGCAGTCGGAGGGACGCTGGTGAAGCATTACAGGGATATGGCTTTCATGGGCTTTATCCCCGTACTGCTCAATCTCCGTACGATCCTGAACAACATGAAAGCCTGCCAGGAGGAAATCCGGCAGTACAGGCCCGATGTGGTGATCCTGATCGATTATCCGGGGTTCAATTTGAAGATAGCCAAATATGTAAAGACGCAGTTGGGGCTGCCTGTCTACTATTATATTTCACCTAAGATATGGGCTTGGAAACAGTATCGTATCAAGGATTTCCGTCGCTACGTGGACCGGATGTTCTGCATCCTGCCTTTCGAAGTGGAGTTTTTCCGCAATCTCGACTATCCGGTGGACTATGTGGGCAATCCTTCGGTCGATTCGGTTGCCTGCTATAGGGAGAAACAGGCGGCCGGACCTGATACATTCCGTGAGGACGAACAGTTGGACGAACGCCCCGTATTGGCGCTGTTGGCAGGCAGCCGCCGTCAGGAGATCAAAGACAACCTTCCGACCATGCTGAAGGTGGCAACCGCCTATCCGGGCCACCAGCCTGTGATTGCCGGTGCTCCCGGTTTGGAACCGGAATATTACAGGCAATATATCGGCGACGCGGATGTGAAGATCGTGTTCGGCAAAACCTATCCTCTCCTCAGCCATAGTGATGCGGCGTTGGTTACATCGGGGACGGCTACGCTTGAGACATCGCTTTTCCGTGTGCCGCAAGTCGTCTGCTATTATGTCGCGGCCGGCCGGCTGGCAAGTTTTATTTTTCGCCATTTCTTCCATACGAAATACATTTCGCTGGTCAATCTGATAGCCGGACGCGAAGTGGTGCAGGAGCTGTTCGGTGTCCGATTTTCGTATGACCAGATACATGATGAGTTAGGACGTGTCTTGAATGATCATGCCTACCGTAGACGCATGCTCGACGGCTATGACGAGATGATCCGCCTGCTTGGAAAACCGGGTGCTTCCCGGCGTACAGCGGAGCTTATCTATCAATCACTGAAGCATTAA
- a CDS encoding sensor histidine kinase → MRKSTIWLLAVVMAFAFAGLLFLQVKYVSIILKKSSEQFNETVKRSMHQVSKNLELDETARYLEEDLSRDEANNYLYQNEQSSLGGGIITEKKYKMQFTNADGTVEHIEFHSDIRTRKFEPLSSLGSNKVPNSIVSTSKDLQQTLKRRYQYQSGLFNEVILNILHTANLKPIEERIDFKKLNNYLKSEFVNNGLNLPFVFAVINKDGKIVYQNGDIPPVSDVIQQVLFPNDPPSKQNYLKVYFPTKGDYISSSVTFIVPSIIFSLILLVTFIFTIYIVFRQKRLSEMKNDFINNMTHELKTPVSTISLAAQMLKDSDITKSPDVFKHISGVINDETKRLGFLVEKVLQMSLFERQKAALKLKEVDANDLLASVANTFALKVEKYDGTIDIDLQAEDSDIYVDEMHITNVLFNLLDNAVKYRRLEVPLTLMCRTWNENGKLLISIEDNGIGIKKEYLKKVFDRFFRVPTGNVHDVKGFGLGLAYVRKIVEDHKGTIRAEVGTGNVGTKFIITLPLIKS, encoded by the coding sequence CAGTTCAATGAAACAGTCAAACGATCGATGCACCAAGTCTCGAAAAATCTGGAGCTTGATGAAACGGCCCGGTATCTGGAAGAAGATCTCAGCCGTGACGAGGCCAACAATTACCTATACCAGAACGAACAGAGCAGTCTTGGCGGTGGAATCATCACTGAGAAAAAATACAAGATGCAGTTCACTAATGCCGATGGAACTGTAGAACATATCGAGTTTCATAGCGATATCCGGACACGCAAGTTTGAACCGCTTTCTTCGCTGGGCAGCAATAAAGTACCTAACAGTATCGTTAGTACGTCAAAGGATTTGCAGCAAACGCTGAAACGTCGTTATCAGTACCAAAGCGGGTTGTTTAACGAAGTGATCTTGAATATCTTGCATACGGCAAACCTGAAGCCGATCGAAGAAAGGATAGATTTTAAAAAGCTGAATAATTACTTAAAATCAGAATTTGTTAACAACGGATTGAACCTGCCGTTCGTCTTTGCTGTTATTAACAAAGACGGAAAGATCGTCTATCAGAACGGGGATATTCCTCCTGTATCAGACGTGATTCAACAGGTGCTGTTCCCCAACGATCCTCCTTCGAAGCAGAATTACCTGAAAGTGTATTTCCCGACGAAGGGTGATTATATTTCAAGTTCTGTAACATTTATCGTACCGTCAATCATCTTCTCGCTGATACTTTTGGTAACGTTTATCTTTACCATTTATATCGTGTTCCGTCAGAAGCGACTTTCGGAAATGAAGAATGACTTTATCAACAATATGACGCACGAACTGAAGACACCGGTTTCGACCATCTCGCTTGCCGCACAGATGCTGAAGGACTCGGACATCACGAAGAGCCCCGATGTGTTCAAGCATATCTCCGGGGTGATCAACGACGAGACGAAACGATTGGGCTTCCTGGTGGAAAAGGTGCTGCAAATGTCGCTGTTCGAACGCCAGAAAGCAGCCCTCAAGCTGAAGGAGGTGGATGCGAACGATTTGCTGGCAAGCGTTGCCAATACATTCGCCCTGAAAGTCGAGAAGTATGACGGCACGATCGACATCGACCTGCAGGCAGAAGATTCGGATATCTACGTGGATGAGATGCACATCACGAACGTACTGTTCAACCTGCTGGACAACGCCGTGAAGTATCGCCGCCTCGAAGTGCCGCTGACGCTGATGTGCCGCACCTGGAACGAGAACGGCAAGTTGTTGATATCGATCGAGGACAACGGCATCGGGATCAAGAAAGAATACCTCAAGAAAGTATTCGACCGCTTCTTCCGCGTGCCGACAGGAAACGTACACGACGTGAAAGGGTTCGGACTCGGACTTGCTTACGTCCGTAAAATAGTAGAGGACCATAAAGGTACGATACGTGCCGAAGTGGGAACCGGAAATGTAGGAACAAAATTTATTATTACTTTACCTCTTATAAAAAGTTAG
- a CDS encoding RNA polymerase sigma factor, producing the protein MKMEETNVHLIEECRRGNRTAQLALYKQFAQRLYVACLRIVGNVPEAEEAMQDSFLKIFTRLDQYRDGQCFEAWMHRIAVHTAIDYVRRQTPDWEELSDDYTEPDDDGPDEEEIRYSVAQVKEACKKLPVGYRVILSLYLFEGYDMEEIASILKIRPSSVRSQYLRAKRKLLDIIAANKENG; encoded by the coding sequence ATGAAAATGGAAGAAACAAATGTACATCTGATCGAGGAGTGCCGGCGTGGTAACCGGACTGCACAGCTCGCCCTTTACAAGCAATTTGCACAGCGGCTGTATGTCGCCTGTCTGCGTATTGTCGGCAACGTGCCGGAGGCGGAGGAGGCGATGCAGGATTCTTTCCTGAAAATATTCACCCGCCTGGACCAGTATCGGGATGGACAATGTTTCGAAGCATGGATGCACCGTATAGCTGTTCATACAGCCATTGATTACGTGCGCCGACAGACGCCTGACTGGGAAGAGCTCTCGGATGACTACACCGAACCCGACGACGACGGGCCGGATGAGGAAGAAATCCGTTATTCGGTTGCCCAAGTGAAGGAAGCCTGCAAGAAACTGCCGGTCGGCTATCGCGTGATCCTCTCGCTCTACCTCTTTGAGGGATATGATATGGAAGAGATTGCCTCCATCCTGAAGATCCGGCCGTCGAGCGTGCGCAGCCAGTATCTCCGGGCAAAGCGCAAAT
- the rprY gene encoding response regulator transcription factor RprY — protein MEEKLKIFFCEDDENLGMLLREYLQAKGYVTDLFSDGEAGYKGFTKGKYDLCVLDVMMPKKDGFTLAQEIRSINPDIPVIFLTAKTMKEDILEGFKIGADDYLTKPFSMEELLLRIEAILRRVKGKKMKDIPFYKLGNFLFDTQKQTLAIGDKVTKLTTKECELLSLLCAHANEILERNYALKTIWVDDNYFNARSMDVYITKLRKLLKDDPGIEIINIHGKGYKLITPSGEEAAREEGIQVL, from the coding sequence ATGGAAGAAAAACTAAAAATCTTCTTTTGCGAAGACGACGAAAACCTGGGTATGCTATTAAGAGAATACTTGCAGGCAAAAGGTTATGTGACTGACCTCTTCTCCGATGGAGAAGCCGGTTACAAAGGTTTCACCAAAGGCAAATATGACCTTTGCGTACTTGACGTGATGATGCCGAAAAAAGACGGCTTCACGCTGGCTCAGGAAATCCGTTCTATCAACCCTGATATCCCTGTTATCTTCCTTACGGCCAAGACTATGAAGGAAGATATCCTGGAAGGTTTCAAAATCGGTGCGGATGATTATCTGACGAAACCTTTCAGCATGGAAGAACTCTTGCTCCGTATCGAAGCGATCCTTCGCCGCGTGAAAGGCAAGAAAATGAAAGATATTCCTTTCTACAAGTTAGGAAACTTCTTGTTCGATACCCAGAAACAGACACTGGCTATCGGCGACAAGGTCACGAAGCTGACAACTAAGGAATGCGAACTTCTGAGTCTCCTTTGCGCACATGCAAATGAAATATTGGAACGTAATTATGCACTGAAGACAATCTGGGTAGACGATAACTACTTCAATGCCCGTAGCATGGACGTATATATCACGAAACTTCGCAAGCTGTTGAAGGATGATCCGGGAATCGAAATCATCAACATTCACGGTAAGGGCTACAAGCTGATCACTCCTTCCGGAGAAGAAGCAGCCCGTGAAGAAGGCATTCAGGTTCTTTAA
- the surE gene encoding 5'/3'-nucleotidase SurE codes for MMNDRPLILITNDDGVEAKGIKELTECLRDLGDIVVFAPDGPRSGMASAITSLVPIKYTLVRKEKGLTVYSCTGTPVDCVKLAINEVLERKPDLLASGINHGGNHAICIQYSGTMGAAAEGCVFGIPSMGVSLLDHRADADFAESCRLGRMLARRIIKEGLPHGTYLNLNVPNVPNVKGMKVCRQADGRWTNEFKRSENAAGEPVFWLAGAFENAKPIHADNDTLALDSGYASLVPCKIDVTDYDFLAVLKNQLKVES; via the coding sequence ATGATGAACGATAGACCGCTTATTCTGATTACAAACGATGACGGCGTTGAAGCCAAGGGGATAAAAGAACTCACCGAGTGCCTCCGGGACCTTGGGGACATTGTGGTTTTCGCTCCCGACGGGCCCCGTTCGGGAATGGCAAGCGCGATCACTTCGCTCGTGCCGATCAAGTATACATTGGTGAGGAAAGAAAAAGGACTGACGGTTTATAGCTGTACCGGGACTCCGGTCGATTGTGTGAAACTGGCCATCAACGAGGTGTTGGAGCGCAAGCCTGACCTGTTGGCCTCCGGGATCAATCATGGTGGCAACCATGCCATCTGCATCCAGTATTCCGGTACGATGGGGGCAGCTGCCGAAGGATGCGTGTTCGGTATTCCTTCGATGGGCGTGTCGCTCTTGGATCATCGTGCGGATGCCGACTTTGCCGAGAGCTGCCGTTTAGGGCGCATGCTTGCACGGCGGATCATAAAAGAAGGATTGCCGCATGGCACTTATCTGAACCTGAACGTTCCCAATGTCCCGAACGTAAAAGGAATGAAGGTATGCCGGCAGGCGGACGGGCGCTGGACCAATGAATTCAAACGGTCGGAAAACGCAGCGGGCGAACCTGTCTTCTGGCTTGCCGGTGCATTCGAGAATGCCAAGCCGATCCATGCCGACAACGACACGTTGGCGCTCGACAGCGGCTACGCCTCGCTTGTTCCTTGCAAGATAGATGTGACGGACTATGATTTTTTAGCTGTGCTAAAAAATCAGTTGAAAGTTGAGAGTTGA